In a single window of the Rhodamnia argentea isolate NSW1041297 chromosome 2, ASM2092103v1, whole genome shotgun sequence genome:
- the LOC115748901 gene encoding 2,3-bisphosphoglycerate-dependent phosphoglycerate mutase 1: protein MAAAVFNQACGIVQPHGCLNKSSSHQELGSVSFRFSRKVLNFEASQLVRGTRASELRNSSATRVSAQSPVLDPVIIPSKSDSTESKKKSSEAALILIRHGESLWNEKNLFTGCVDVPLTNKGIEEAIHAGQRISNIPIDMIFTSALIRAQMTAMLAMTQHRCKKVPMILHDESEQARLWSKVFSEDTKEQSIPVVTAWQLNERMYGELQGLNKQETAERYGKEQVHEWRRSYDIPPPNGESLEMCAERAVAYFKEQIEPQLLAGKNVMIAAHGNSLRSIIMYLDKLTSQEVISLELSTGVPMLYIFKEGKFIRRGSPSAPTDVGVYAYTKGLAKYRQKLDEMFQ from the exons ATGGCCGCTGCCGTGTTTAATCAAGCATGTGGAATTGTTCAGCCTCATGGCTGTCTCAACAAATCTTCCAGCCATCAGGAATTGGGCAGTGTTTCGTTCAGATTTTCTCGGAAAGTGCTTAATTTTGAAGCTAGTCAGTTGGTAAGAGGAACTCGGGCCTCCGAACTGAGGAATTCTTCTGCTACTAGAGTTTCAGCCCAATCTCCAGTGCTTGATCCAGTTATAATTCCCTCAAAAAGTGATTCCACGGAGtccaagaaaaaatcaa GTGAAGCAGCTCTTATACTGATTCGGCACGGTGAGTCTTTGTGGAATGAAAAGAACCTATTCACAGGTTGTGTAGATGTACCACTTACCAATAAGGGGATAGAGGAAGCAATTCATGCTGGACAAAGAATTAGCAACATACCCATCGACATGATTTTTACATCGGCACTGATTCGTGCGCAAATGACAGCAATGCTTGCCATGACTCAGCACCGTTGTAAAAAG GTGCCGATGATCTTGCATGATGAGAGTGAGCAGGCTAGGCTATGGAGCAAAGTCTTCAGTGAAGATACAAAAGAACAATCCATTCCTGTCGTAACAGCTTGGCAATTGAATGAAAGAAT GTATGGGGAATTACAAGGTCTGAATAAGCAGGAAACAGCAGAAAGATACGGAAAGGAACAAGTTCATGAGTGGCGTCGAAGTTATGACATTCCTCCGCCCAATGGGGAGAGTCTGGAAATGTGTGCCGAAAGAGCTGTTGCTTATTTTAAAGAACAG ATTGAACCTCAACTACTTGCTGGGAAGAATGTTATGATTGCTGCCCACGGGAATTCTTTGAGGTCAATCATTATGTACCTTGACAAATTAACTTCCCAGGAG GTTATAAGTTTGGAACTATCAACGGGTGTACCGATGCTATACATATTCAAAGAGGGTAAATTCATCAGGAGAGGAAGTCCCTCGGCACCGACGGATGTTGGGGTATATGCATATACTAAG GGTTTGGCTAAGTACAGGCAGAAGTTGGACGAGATGTTCCAGTAG